One Solanum lycopersicum chromosome 4, SLM_r2.1 DNA window includes the following coding sequences:
- the LOC101264320 gene encoding uncharacterized protein isoform X2, protein MAIDAVPPLIAAQLNYIVTHAPFSVKVENMCSGCKNTGLLDRFSLVIPFCLDFIKSAPDVIFGSEDETFRPYHAVSDASDSKSLKNPLTDWNNRDPTSLFTLVLQLRELYKAYQKKRVEQVDDDRLKFEISTMLSREGIEMSLSSNIDKPEEVKFAVPLLDLDLNKMVAGSTWRHPQKIYLQVIYPVGRKYSSAPSAPRLKLVSSPELKAVFSIDDFRLPPWLDGMCMAEYLPTLEEMLESQIKDAVASIESRRKLIIALAPLFGRPVEADPLFCRKATFLSSSGVFTFLVHVAIPLQFPKQQPSLMLQSSQHFNSQGLPIKSPVTAEYPWSPRWETSDMAERIFDFIVEECLNFKKYCNESMLQNR, encoded by the exons ATGGCGATCGACGCAGTCCCTCCACTCATCGCTGCACAGCTGAATTACATAGTCACTCACGCTCCATTCTCTGTTAAG GTAGAAAATATGTGTTCAGGATGCAAAAACACTGGTTTGCTTGATCGGTTCTCGTTAGTAATCCCCTTCTGTCTTGATTTCATCAAAT CAGCACCAGATGTTATATTTGGGTCGGAAGATGAAACTTTTCGACCTTATCATGCTGTCAGTGATGCTAGTGACTCAAAGTCATTGAAGAACCCTCTTACTGACTGGAATAATAGAGATCCGACTAGTCTTTTCACTCTGGTTCTGCAGCTGAG GGAGTTGTACAAGGCGTACCAAAAGAAAAGAGTTGAACAAGTTGATGATGACAGGTTGAAGTTTGAAATCAGCACAATGCTTTCCAGAGAG GGGATTGAAATGTCTTTGAGTTCAAATATTGATAAG CCAGAAGAGGTTAAATTTGCTGTCCCACTGCTGGATTTGGATTTAAACAAAATGGTTGCAGGATCCACTTGGCGCCATCCACAGAAGATATACCTACAG GTTATATATCCAGTTGGCAGGAAATACTCCAGTGCTCCTTCTGCCCCACGTTTGAAATTGGTATCTTCTCCTGAATTGAAGGCTGTCTTCTCAATTGATGATTTCAGGCTTCCTCCATGGTTGGATGGAAT gtgTATGGCTGAGTACCTTCCGACATTAGAAGAGATGCTTGAATCACAG ATTAAAGATGCAGTTGCATCCATTGAAAGTAGAAGGAAGCTCATTATAGCATTAGCTCCTCTCTTTGGAAGGCCAGTGGAAGCAGATCCA CTTTTCTGCAGGAAGGCGACCTTTCTATCTTCCTCTGGGGTATTTACTTTTCTG GTTCATGTTGCCATCCCACTTCAGTTCCCTAAGCAGCAGCCAAGTTTGATGCTTCAGAGTTCCCAG CACTTTAATTCTCAAGGTCTACCCATCAAGTCTCCAGTCACTGCTGAGTACCCGTGGAGTCCCAGATGGGAAACATCAGATATGGCTGAGCGGATCTT TGATTTCATTGTGGAAGAATGCTTGAATTTCAAGAAATACTGCAACGAATCCATGCTTCAGAATCGATGA
- the LOC101264320 gene encoding uncharacterized protein isoform X1, with protein sequence MAIDAVPPLIAAQLNYIVTHAPFSVKVENMCSGCKNTGLLDRFSLVIPFCLDFIKWDVMYNAVYPLAAPDVIFGSEDETFRPYHAVSDASDSKSLKNPLTDWNNRDPTSLFTLVLQLRELYKAYQKKRVEQVDDDRLKFEISTMLSREGIEMSLSSNIDKPEEVKFAVPLLDLDLNKMVAGSTWRHPQKIYLQVIYPVGRKYSSAPSAPRLKLVSSPELKAVFSIDDFRLPPWLDGMCMAEYLPTLEEMLESQIKDAVASIESRRKLIIALAPLFGRPVEADPLFCRKATFLSSSGVFTFLVHVAIPLQFPKQQPSLMLQSSQHFNSQGLPIKSPVTAEYPWSPRWETSDMAERIFDFIVEECLNFKKYCNESMLQNR encoded by the exons ATGGCGATCGACGCAGTCCCTCCACTCATCGCTGCACAGCTGAATTACATAGTCACTCACGCTCCATTCTCTGTTAAG GTAGAAAATATGTGTTCAGGATGCAAAAACACTGGTTTGCTTGATCGGTTCTCGTTAGTAATCCCCTTCTGTCTTGATTTCATCAAAT GGGATGTGATGTACAATGCTGTGTATCCATTAGCAGCACCAGATGTTATATTTGGGTCGGAAGATGAAACTTTTCGACCTTATCATGCTGTCAGTGATGCTAGTGACTCAAAGTCATTGAAGAACCCTCTTACTGACTGGAATAATAGAGATCCGACTAGTCTTTTCACTCTGGTTCTGCAGCTGAG GGAGTTGTACAAGGCGTACCAAAAGAAAAGAGTTGAACAAGTTGATGATGACAGGTTGAAGTTTGAAATCAGCACAATGCTTTCCAGAGAG GGGATTGAAATGTCTTTGAGTTCAAATATTGATAAG CCAGAAGAGGTTAAATTTGCTGTCCCACTGCTGGATTTGGATTTAAACAAAATGGTTGCAGGATCCACTTGGCGCCATCCACAGAAGATATACCTACAG GTTATATATCCAGTTGGCAGGAAATACTCCAGTGCTCCTTCTGCCCCACGTTTGAAATTGGTATCTTCTCCTGAATTGAAGGCTGTCTTCTCAATTGATGATTTCAGGCTTCCTCCATGGTTGGATGGAAT gtgTATGGCTGAGTACCTTCCGACATTAGAAGAGATGCTTGAATCACAG ATTAAAGATGCAGTTGCATCCATTGAAAGTAGAAGGAAGCTCATTATAGCATTAGCTCCTCTCTTTGGAAGGCCAGTGGAAGCAGATCCA CTTTTCTGCAGGAAGGCGACCTTTCTATCTTCCTCTGGGGTATTTACTTTTCTG GTTCATGTTGCCATCCCACTTCAGTTCCCTAAGCAGCAGCCAAGTTTGATGCTTCAGAGTTCCCAG CACTTTAATTCTCAAGGTCTACCCATCAAGTCTCCAGTCACTGCTGAGTACCCGTGGAGTCCCAGATGGGAAACATCAGATATGGCTGAGCGGATCTT TGATTTCATTGTGGAAGAATGCTTGAATTTCAAGAAATACTGCAACGAATCCATGCTTCAGAATCGATGA